In Bactrocera oleae isolate idBacOlea1 chromosome 5, idBacOlea1, whole genome shotgun sequence, a genomic segment contains:
- the LOC106617195 gene encoding uncharacterized protein, with the protein MSNMKHGFSTLNRWLGKRNKAEKATPNGKLSKSSTTLNSLSVSSTNINETSQLEYNRITPLPAATSNAPFEQTFRITVLLPKDQLYVARLGARVPLSKLLELVCENKLLDATKYEFRNPVDSSQVYSCDLTIGAVGLSEIRLCNKSETYENFNADEIIKLHRTAIIRDSLSSSEFSSRYSKHTTKTTSPYSSSNSLNSMDSTGMNCVRTPVSPPATLTTTTTQTVISAPPRKKRAAPRPPSQTAIPEKTVLVTNGEATAKDTNSNIAKLEVLEGSLSHKNRFVSTPNLSTSPEVTTFDSNGHINSLHVDNKLESSLNGYTDLEIEMEQSQVKQKNARNLCAGSVQNLSSAETVQQPIEFPEPSPRKRMIQIKKKTTAPAPPHRGSSYADSDTVSIHSISSSTPGTPLSPLMPISPEPLSTDTNLETHIDPNSNNQHMANIQSRDSDPVTNEIQSATAMHETTPPVPKPLPRVTTNACQNDQDTFMENHVSTPTTTNVSKIILNRTPTPEPRSLSAEPQDSDSYLGVHIRALKNTSDLEHDEESKQMDSGNFLNAHIAALKNASILENEDDALSKQADSGIGEPVPSPIPDSLPSESSVNDGKSAFESSSDDDDIIKVYNFKLGKTVVKTQTEPQTLEDFVVLAAAEQAESGENTPAPATQEATPNFSDSASWNFSIPISPPPNFADGRFADGFVNEKPPDTPITPKIKERPMLDFKSISQAERSFIQTIGNSNQKSTNTHDMEFKKESLALPSPTTPLNEIVEELSEIIHKKRLDTLIKKPEDEPKIQSAKPTTLSNFSITTITQQIQEKENEIANEVSALKLENSEPNSNFEQGTNQDQILSEKLTCIAGPQNIAKLDSSSTKGTYEKVDQNGFSSSRRRSSGELSIGESPSLQSPEVIKTILNSRKNSSASSSDAETKVAEELKKQDEKVVAEAPKNIVNAQNKVDTYITASQPCATFNFESTESKEVQETNFVKIAETPKNKVNAQREEETRVSSAEHTKHKEVPKVYRYSGPPSINFSTWSERPKVQVSIKNEGDYIFGGKNADNQSAAVTTAAIEINTRSHIRNNRVSMPAAAFWAERENAPPPVAPKPITPTERMGIPEKEYHIPMSVKPLRDVTIENVDFNTTTTNNTTQQRPSTKGQWKSTSTTTVLLNGNSELENNKSEIVTKPSFTSTLPRSNASRFSIPAVNNVGPGLLRSTSITQLEANKPHLIQSEAAAAPFGQNTLRKTGLKEKILANDILPKEKAETERKMPEQTAKSQRSSLNCSSTIHNGFVGMTKVTTTSETKKIHQKPVQSAKLELKLQSSTGIYLNRMSLNPATTITTTTKTQSDVKSTSSVPPPPPTPPKGVTPNSSPATESSSTDPRDQLLMAIRSFKRDDLNRI; encoded by the exons ATGAGCAACATGAAACATGGTTTCTCCACACTCAATCGGTGGTTGGGGAAGAGGAACAAGG CCGAAAAGGCAACACCTAACGGCAAGCTGTCGAAATCTAGCACAACCCTTAATAGTTTGTCCGTCTCGTCCACGAACATCAACGAAACTAGTCAATTGGAATACAATCGCATCACGCCTTTGCCGGCAGCCACTAGTAATGCGCCTTTTGAACAGACCTTCCGCATCACCGTACTTCTGCCGAAGGATCAGCTGTACGTTGCTCGCTTAGGCGCACGAGTGCCACTAAGTAAACTATTAGAGTTAGTATGCGAAAACAAACTACTGGATGCAACAAAATATGAATTCAGAAATCCAG ttgatTCGAGTCAAGTATACAGCTGCGATTTAACTATTGGTGCTGTGGGCCTTTCGGAAATTCGATTATGTAACAAATCCGAAacgtatgaaaattttaatgccgatgaaattataaaattacatcGAACGGCAATCATACGAGACTCTCTCTCTTCATCAGAGTTCAGTAGTCGCTACTCAAAGCACACAACGAAGACGACTAGTCCCTACAGCTCAAGCAATTCGCTTAATTCGATGGATTCAACAGGCATGAATTGTGTTCGCACTCCTGTGTCTCCACCTGCAAccctcacaacaacaacaactcaaaccGTAATATCGGCTCCTCCACGAAAGAAACGTGCTGCACCTCGACCACCGAGCCAAACTGCCATACCAGAGAAGACAGTGCTCGTGACCAATGGCGAAGCGACCGCAAAAGATACGAACTCCAATATTGCAAAATTAGAGGTGTTAGAAGGTTCTCTGTCGCATAAAAATCGCTTTGTATCGACGCCGAACCTCTCCACATCGCCCGAAGTGACCACTTTTGATTCCAATGGACACATAAACAGTCTTCACGTTGATAACAAACTGGAGTCTAGCTTAAATGGCTACACTGATTTGGAAATTGAAATGGAGCAATCACAGGTCAAACAGAAAAATGCACGAAATCTATGTGCTGGCAGTGTACAGAATTTAAGTAGTGCTGAAACCGTCCAACAACCTATCGAATTCCCAGAGCCATCACCGCGTAAACGCATGATACAAATTAAGAAAAAGACAACAGCGCCTGCACCACCTCACAGAGGCAGCTCATATGCTGATTCGGATACAGTTTCAATCCATTCAATTTCTTCGTCTACCCCGGGTACACCTTTAAGTCCGCTAATGCCCATATCGCCCGAACCTCTTTCGACAGACACAAATCTTGAAACACATATAGATCCCAACAGCAATAATCAGCACATGGCGAATATACAATCCCGTGATTCTGACCCCGTCACTAATGAAATACAATCAGCAACAGCAATGCATGAGACAACCCCTCCTGTACCTAAACCCCTTCCAAGGGTAACGACCAATGCGTGTCAAAACGACCAAGATACATTTATGGAAAACCACGTTTCCACTCCTACAACAACGAATGTTtccaaaattatattgaatCGCACACCAACACCGGAACCACGGTCCCTCTCTGCTGAGCCACAGGATAGCGATAGTTATCTGGGTGTCCACATCAGGGCACTGAAAAATACATCCGATTTAGAACACGACGAGGAATCTAAGCAAATGGACTCGGGTAACTTTTTGAATGCACATATAGCGGCACTTAAAAATGCGTCAATTCTGGAGAATGAGGATGACGCTTTGTCGAAGCAAGCTGATTCAGGTATTGGCGAGCCTGTACCGTCTCCGATACCCGATAGCTTGCCATCAGAAAGTTCAGTAAATGATGGTAAATCGGCATTTGAGTCAAGCTCAGATGACGACGACATTATTAAAGTGTATAATTTCAAGCTAGGCAAAACCGTAGTCAAAACGCAAACAGAACCTCAAACTCTGGAAGATTTCGTCGTTTTAGCGGCTGCGGAACAGGCAGAAAGCGGAGAGAATACACCAGCACCAGCAACGCAAGAAGCAACACCTAATTTCTCGGATAGCGcgtcttggaacttttcaattCCAATATCTCCTCCGCCTAATTTTGCTGACGGACGTTTCGCAGATGGTTTTGTAAATGAGAAGCCTCCGGATACACCAATCACCCCCAAAATTAAAGAACGACCAATGTTagattttaaatcaatttccCAAGCAGAGAGATCCTTTATTCAAACTATTGGCAATTCAAATCAGAAATCAACGAACACACATGACATGGAGTTCAAAAAAGAGAGCTTAGCTTTGCCAAGCCCAACAACCCCTTTAAATGAAATTGTGGAGGAACTTTCtgaaataattcataaaaagcGTTTGGACACCCTAATTAAAAAGCCAGAAGATGAACCAAAGATACAGTCTGCTAAGCCAACTACATTATCCAACTTCAGTATCACAACAATCACACAACAGATTcaagaaaaagaaaatgaaatcgCAAATGAAGTTTCTGCACTAAAACTAGAAAATAGTGAGCCGAATTCCAACTTTGAGCAAGGAACCAATCAAGACCAAATCCTTTCAGAGAAGCTCACTTGCATCGCTGGACCACAAAATATTGCAAAGTTAGATAGCTCATCAACAAAAGGTACGTATGAAAAAGTGGATCAAAACGGATTTAGCTCCAGTCGTAGACGATCATCCGGTGAACTTAGTATTGGTGAATCGCCATCCCTCCAAAGTCCTGAAGTTATCAAAACGATTCTAAATTCACGGAAAAATAGCTCGGCTAGTAGTAGTGATGCAGAAACCAAAGTAGCTGAGGAACTTAAAAAGCAAGACGAAAAAGTTGTAGCGGAGGCACCAAAGAATATAGTTAATGCACAAAACAAAGTAGACACGTATATAACAGCATCACAGCCTTGTGCCACTTTTAATTTCGAGAGCACCGAGTCAAAAGAAGTACAGGAAACGAATTTTGTCAAAATAGCGGAGACaccaaaaaataaagttaatgcACAAAGGGAAGAAGAAACTAGAGTTTCATCAGCAGAACACACCAAACACAAAGAGGTGCCTAAAGTATATCGATATTCCGGACCGccaagcattaatttttctacTTGGAGCGAACGTCCTAAAGTACAAGTATCCATAAAAAATGAAGGTGACTACATTTTCGGCGGCAAGAATGCCGACAATCAAAGCGCGGCCGTTACAACAGCTGCAATCGAGATTAACACGCGATCTCACATTCGAAATAATAGAGTTTCAATGCCAGCGGCTGCCTTTTGGGCGGAAAGAGAGAATGCACCGCCGCCTGTCGCTCCTAAACCCATAACACCCACAGAACGTATGGGCATCCCCGAGAAAGAGTATCATATACCGATGAGTGTTAAACCATTACGCGATGTGACAATTGAAAACGTCGAtttcaatacaacaacaacaaataacaccACTCAGCAGAGGCCATCGACTAAGGGCCAATGGAAATCGACAAGCACTACAACTGTTCTGCTAAACGGAAATTCGgaattggaaaataataaaagtgaaatagtCACCAAACCATCATTTACATCGACTTTGCCCCGCAGCAACGCCAGTCGATTTAGTATACCGGCAGTAAATAACGTGGGTCCAGGGTTGCTCCGTTCGACCTCCATCACCCAATTGGAGGCTAATAAGCCCCACCTCATTCAGTCTGAAGCTGCAGCAGCTCCATTTGGTCAAAACACGCTGCGAAAAACTGGGTTGAAAGAGAAAATACTCGCAAACGATATTTTACCAAAAGAAAAGGCAGAAACCGAAAGAAAAATGCCGGAGCAAACTGCCAAGTCTCAAAGGTCAAGCCTCAATTGTTCTTCTACGATTCACAATGGTTTCGTAGGTATgacaaaagtaacaacaacgtcggaaacaaaaaaaatccacCAAAAACCGGTGCAAAGTGCCAAATTAGAACTTAAACTTCAGAGCTCTACCGGCATCTATTTAAACAGAATGAGCTTAAATCCAGCAACTACCATCACAACGACAACAAAGACTCAGTCAGACGTAAAATCTACGTCCTCAGTACCACCACCACCCCCAACGCCTCCTAAAGGTGTAACACCCAATAGTAGTCCTGCAACTGAGTCCAGCAGTACAGATCCCAGAGATCAACTATTAATGGCAATACGCAGCTTTAAGCGTGATGATCTAAATCGTATTTGA
- the ND-42 gene encoding NADH dehydrogenase [ubiquinone] 1 alpha subcomplex subunit 10, mitochondrial, with protein MASVFRVGIVRLCGRNGSPALLNTQSASPMALTQKASIMGKAMRGGPRIPKEPPYPYKEKRYTVLNSFFDKTSKRMDENSKVICVEGPIGAGKSKFAKQLADELEMCYFPAVNMDLIYINSYGYDMRKLDPQLPELCRSYDVSNFCREPNHPLAAQFQIRMYMLRYSQYIDALQHVLSTGQGVVLDRSCYSDFVFLEAMHKNGYISRGAHSVYYEIRQNTIDELLKPHLVIYLDCPVEAVKQRIKARNTDYEVNSKVFTDTYLKDIETFYKQHFLKDISIHAEILVYDWTAGGETEVVVEDIERIDFGQFEVDYHNKKMKDWRFPLEAEWCEARIKYCNEKSTLMNYFNVPRYDVPELLRDADSSKIWRDVWFNAPGMKYRPGYNEDMGDTGLFTKSTIGLNQPF; from the exons ATGGCCTCTGTTTTCCGTGTGGGCATTGTGCGCCTATGTGGCCGTAATGGTAGCCCTGCATTGCTGAATACGCAGTCAGCTTCTCCAATGGCCTTAACGCAAAAAGCTTCTATCATGGGTAAAGCTATGCGTGGTGGTCCACGGATACCAAAAGAACCCCCATACCCATATAAAGAAAAACGATACACTGTGCTGAACTCGTTTTTTGACAAAACATCAAAACGTATGGATGAGAACTCTAAAGTCATATGTGTTGAAGGACCGATCGGTGCAGGCAAAAGCAAGTTTGCCAAACAATTGGCAGATGAGTTGGAAATGTGTTATTTTCCGGCAGTGAACATGGATTTGATTTATATCAATTCCTATGGTTATGATATGCGCAAGTTAGACCCTCAATTACCTGAACTCTGTCGTTCTTATGATGTGTCTAACTTTTGCCGTGAACCCAATCATCCGTTGGCTGCACAGTTCCAAATTCGCATGTATATGTTGAGATATTCACAATATATAGATGCATTACAACATGTGCTTTCTACGGGGCAAGGTGTAGTTTTGGATCGAAGCTGCTATTCGGACTTTGTGTTCTTGGAAGCAATGCATAAGAACGGTTATATTTCGCGTGGTGCCCACTCGGTATATTATGAAATTCGCCAAAATACAATTGACGAGCTTCTAAAACCGCATTTGGTTATCTACTTGGACTGCCCTGTCGAAGCTGTTAAG CAACGCATTAAAGCTCGTAATACTGATTACGAAGTTAATTCGAAGGTTTTCACTGATACCTACCTAAAGGACATTGAAACGTTTTATAAACAACATTTCCTTAAGGATATAAGTATCCATGCTGAAATCCTGGTTTACGATTGGACTGCTGGTGGTGAGACCGAAGTTGTGGTTGAAGATATTGAACGAATTGATTTCGGACAGTTCGAAGTTGATTAccacaataaaaaaatgaaggATTGGCGTTTCCCACTCGAAGCTGAGTGGTGTGAAGCCCGTATCAAGTACTGTAACGAAAAAAGCACTTTGATGAACTACTTTAATGTGCCACGTTATGACGTACCAGAACTGTTACGCGATGCGGACAGCAGCAAAATTTGGCGTGATGTGTGGTTCAAC GCACCCGGCATGAAATATCGTCCAGGTTACAATGAAGATATGGGAGATACTGGTTTATTTACCAAATCAACAATTGGCCTCAATCAACCATTTTAA